Proteins encoded within one genomic window of Amycolatopsis nigrescens CSC17Ta-90:
- a CDS encoding Lrp/AsnC family transcriptional regulator, translated as MHTPDLDSVDYAILDRLQNDSRIIAETIGSQVGLSAAAVQRRIKRLRQCGVIAREVAVLDPKALGLPMTFIVTVEMERERIEVIDAFRRQVLADAAVQQCYYVTGAADFVLVVNCRDMTDFEEFTRRMFFDNPNVRHFTTSVAMDRVKVGLTVPLNGT; from the coding sequence GTGCACACACCCGACCTGGACTCGGTGGACTACGCGATCCTCGACCGGCTGCAGAACGACTCCCGCATCATCGCCGAGACCATCGGCAGCCAGGTCGGGCTGTCCGCAGCCGCGGTGCAGCGGCGGATCAAGCGGCTGCGCCAGTGCGGGGTGATCGCCCGCGAGGTCGCGGTGCTCGACCCGAAGGCGCTGGGCCTGCCGATGACCTTCATCGTCACGGTGGAGATGGAGCGGGAGCGGATCGAGGTGATCGACGCTTTCCGCCGCCAGGTGCTCGCCGACGCCGCGGTGCAGCAGTGCTACTACGTGACCGGGGCGGCCGATTTCGTGCTGGTGGTCAACTGCCGCGACATGACCGACTTCGAGGAGTTCACCCGGCGGATGTTCTTCGACAACCCGAACGTCCGGCACTTCACCACCAGCGTCGCGATGGATCGGGTCAAGGTCGGCCTGACCGTGCCACTCAACGGTACGTAG
- a CDS encoding SsgA family sporulation/cell division regulator has protein sequence MHTDAVHQNQFVSMNGSSVPVLSRLSFLAGEPFAVNVAFRTERGRWVEWTFARELLADGLVEPTGIGDVRLRPDLAADEDILFLEIESPEGYALIEFEREDVAQFVQATLDLVPLGTEHEHFDVEALIDEITNV, from the coding sequence GTGCACACCGACGCCGTACACCAGAACCAGTTCGTTTCCATGAATGGCAGCAGCGTGCCAGTTCTCTCCCGGCTCTCGTTCCTCGCCGGCGAGCCGTTCGCGGTGAACGTCGCGTTCCGCACCGAGCGCGGCCGCTGGGTCGAGTGGACCTTCGCCCGCGAGCTGCTGGCCGACGGGCTGGTCGAGCCGACCGGGATCGGCGACGTCCGGCTGCGCCCCGACCTCGCCGCCGACGAGGACATCCTGTTCCTCGAGATCGAGTCGCCGGAAGGCTACGCACTGATCGAGTTCGAGCGCGAGGACGTGGCCCAGTTCGTCCAGGCCACCCTGGACCTGGTCCCGCTCGGCACCGAACACGAGCACTTCGACGTGGAAGCCCTGATCGACGAGATCACCAACGTCTAG
- a CDS encoding AAA family ATPase — translation MVRMAAQFTSTSVSVRTSSPVLVGRDAELGAVIEVLLARPSAVLIEGEAGMGKTRLVRELLNRAELADVRVLTGSCQPLREPFPYGPVLEALRGVADAGVEPLSPVAGVLRPLLPELAGLLPPAPEPMADPGADRHRRFRAIRELLAACGPALLVIDDLHWADEHTTDFLRFLVSAQPDRLGLVITTRNDRSPVGGPLSTPFRPAESVRTARVRLGPLDVAAVRRLAAGVLDVARVDEEFAAKLHDCTAGIPFVVEETLRALAESPPTCRLLDEIEVPVLLREAMSERMGTLAEAAERLAHAAAVLGVPAEAGLVGSVAGVRGIRLSAALTETVTAGVLRETERGQYGFRHSLDRRAVYQSVNGPERQLLHSRALRALAETAPQPLVQLAEHARAGGLTEQWRQYAEAAADRAIECGDTSLAIDTLQTLLEGAALTEADVERMATKLSKIALRGLRPDVSTTLERVLAERSLSRATRGTIRLNLGLLLVRRPGELGRGRVEVEKAIDELADRPELAARGINLLAQPIDGLTPLAWHEQWAKRADKVFERLRDNELRLALTGDRIACRAHVGDGSAWADFERLPGGGNATIAERVQLARLWCNLADAQSWVGHLDRAERLLRDGTVQANTTGALFTVELARGTRLRLDWVTGNWAGLAESGEALLEKYPDLGAVVAECSLVLGALATVRGEFADAERHLITTGILDPEHAVMPVVLSAAAVMIRLRLSTEDLDGACAAADDGMKAARHKGVWVWTAELVPAAADAYLLAGRTADAEAAVEEFATGITDRDAPVAEAALRSARAVLLAGRGSHREAAAGFDDAATRYAELPMPYPATLARERAALARLAGGEASATTELCDAADAFERMGATRDAGRCRHQLREHGAWTPSPRGRRGYGQQLSPREREVARMLAGGRTNREIADGLFLSPRTVEQHVAKVLRKLGARSRTEVAWLEHDLGEPAKDAPAAPAAPATPLPRQARPKQAV, via the coding sequence ATGGTGCGGATGGCGGCCCAGTTCACTTCGACGTCGGTGTCGGTGCGCACGAGTTCGCCGGTACTGGTCGGCCGCGACGCCGAACTCGGCGCGGTGATCGAGGTGCTGCTGGCGCGCCCGTCCGCGGTGCTGATCGAGGGCGAAGCCGGGATGGGCAAGACCCGGCTGGTGCGCGAACTGCTCAACCGCGCGGAACTGGCCGACGTCCGGGTGCTGACCGGCTCCTGCCAGCCGCTGCGCGAACCCTTCCCCTACGGCCCGGTGCTGGAAGCCCTGCGCGGGGTTGCCGACGCGGGCGTGGAACCGCTCAGCCCGGTGGCCGGGGTGCTGCGGCCGCTGCTGCCGGAGCTGGCCGGCCTGCTGCCGCCCGCGCCGGAACCGATGGCCGACCCCGGCGCCGACCGGCACCGCCGGTTCCGGGCCATTCGCGAGCTGCTGGCCGCCTGCGGTCCGGCGTTGCTGGTGATCGACGACCTGCACTGGGCGGACGAGCACACCACCGACTTCCTCCGGTTCCTGGTCTCCGCGCAGCCGGACCGGCTCGGGCTGGTGATCACCACCCGTAACGACCGCTCGCCGGTGGGCGGTCCGCTGAGCACGCCGTTCCGGCCGGCCGAAAGCGTGCGCACGGCCAGGGTCCGGCTCGGCCCGCTGGACGTGGCCGCGGTGCGGCGGCTGGCCGCGGGGGTGCTCGACGTGGCAAGGGTGGACGAGGAGTTCGCCGCCAAACTGCACGACTGCACCGCCGGAATCCCTTTCGTGGTCGAGGAAACCCTCCGCGCGCTGGCCGAATCACCACCCACCTGCCGGTTGCTGGACGAGATCGAGGTGCCGGTGCTGCTGCGCGAGGCGATGAGCGAGCGGATGGGCACGCTGGCCGAAGCGGCGGAACGGCTGGCGCACGCGGCCGCGGTGCTCGGCGTGCCGGCCGAAGCCGGACTGGTCGGCTCGGTGGCCGGGGTGCGCGGCATCCGGCTTTCCGCCGCGCTCACCGAAACGGTCACCGCCGGGGTGCTGCGCGAGACCGAACGCGGCCAGTACGGCTTCCGGCACAGCCTGGACCGCCGGGCGGTCTACCAGTCGGTGAACGGGCCGGAACGTCAGCTGCTGCACAGCCGGGCCCTGCGCGCGCTGGCCGAAACCGCGCCGCAGCCGCTGGTCCAGCTCGCCGAGCACGCACGGGCCGGCGGGCTGACCGAGCAGTGGCGGCAGTACGCGGAGGCCGCCGCCGACCGCGCGATCGAGTGCGGCGACACGTCACTGGCCATCGACACCCTGCAAACCCTGCTGGAAGGGGCCGCGCTCACCGAAGCGGACGTGGAGCGGATGGCCACCAAGCTGAGCAAGATCGCCTTGCGCGGGCTGCGGCCGGACGTCTCCACCACCCTGGAGCGGGTGCTCGCCGAGCGCAGCCTGAGCCGCGCCACCCGCGGCACCATCCGGCTCAACCTCGGCCTGCTGCTGGTCCGCCGACCCGGTGAACTCGGCCGCGGCCGGGTCGAGGTGGAGAAGGCCATCGACGAGCTCGCCGACCGCCCGGAGCTGGCCGCCCGCGGGATCAACCTGCTGGCCCAGCCGATCGACGGGCTCACCCCGCTGGCCTGGCACGAGCAATGGGCGAAGCGCGCGGACAAGGTGTTCGAACGCTTGCGGGACAACGAACTCCGGCTCGCGCTGACCGGCGACCGGATCGCCTGCCGGGCGCATGTCGGCGACGGCAGCGCGTGGGCCGACTTCGAGCGGCTGCCCGGCGGCGGCAACGCCACCATCGCCGAACGGGTGCAGCTGGCCAGGCTCTGGTGCAACCTGGCCGACGCGCAGTCCTGGGTCGGCCACCTGGACCGGGCGGAACGGCTGCTGCGCGACGGGACCGTGCAGGCGAACACCACCGGCGCGCTGTTCACCGTCGAGCTGGCCAGGGGAACCCGGCTGCGGCTGGACTGGGTCACCGGCAACTGGGCCGGGCTGGCCGAGTCCGGCGAGGCGCTGCTGGAGAAGTACCCGGATCTCGGTGCGGTGGTCGCGGAGTGCTCGCTGGTGCTCGGCGCGCTGGCGACCGTGCGCGGCGAGTTCGCGGACGCGGAACGGCACCTGATCACCACCGGGATACTGGACCCGGAACACGCCGTGATGCCGGTGGTGCTCTCCGCCGCGGCGGTGATGATCCGGCTCCGACTGTCCACAGAGGACCTTGATGGGGCCTGTGCGGCGGCGGACGACGGGATGAAAGCCGCGCGGCACAAGGGTGTCTGGGTCTGGACCGCCGAGCTGGTGCCGGCCGCGGCCGACGCGTACCTGCTGGCAGGGCGGACCGCCGACGCCGAGGCCGCGGTCGAGGAGTTCGCCACCGGCATCACCGACCGGGACGCGCCGGTGGCCGAGGCCGCGCTGCGCTCCGCCCGCGCGGTGCTGCTCGCCGGCCGCGGCTCGCACCGGGAAGCCGCCGCCGGTTTCGACGACGCGGCCACGCGCTACGCGGAATTGCCGATGCCGTACCCGGCGACACTGGCCAGGGAGCGGGCCGCGCTGGCCAGGCTGGCCGGCGGGGAGGCGTCCGCGACCACGGAACTGTGCGACGCCGCCGACGCCTTCGAGCGGATGGGCGCGACCAGGGACGCCGGCCGGTGCCGACACCAGCTGCGTGAGCACGGCGCGTGGACCCCGTCGCCGCGCGGGCGGCGTGGCTACGGCCAGCAGCTGTCGCCGCGCGAGCGCGAGGTGGCCAGGATGCTCGCCGGCGGGCGGACCAACCGCGAGATCGCGGACGGGCTGTTCCTGTCGCCGCGCACCGTCGAGCAGCACGTCGCGAAGGTGCTGCGCAAGCTGGGCGCCCGGTCGCGCACCGAGGTCGCCTGGCTGGAGCACGATCTCGGCGAACCGGCGAAGGACGCTCCTGCCGCACCAGCCGCGCCCGCCACCCCGCTGCCCAGGCAGGCACGGCCCAAGCAGGCCGTCTAA
- a CDS encoding glutamate ABC transporter substrate-binding protein yields the protein MARSRYRLALLLGAALMLGSCAADNAAVPTGKDSGLFDRAPVAGAEAIANSPTAKAVRERGELVVGGSLDAPLLSQQNPITGETEGFDATLGKLLAKYILGQPKVKITNATSETREALLQNGTVDAVFQTYTITPVRAQKVLFAGPYLLSGQAIATVKGKTGITGPADLNGKTVLAGANTPGVPAIEQHAPDAEVLTFPTDPECVQALTQGRAEAYVQDLTLLAANAHKGDDLRIVGEPFTSDPYGIGLPPGDPEFKTFVNNWLKQIQDAGIWQQAWRDSLGTVMTTGPPAPPAIGSVPGS from the coding sequence ATGGCGCGTTCGAGGTACCGGCTTGCCTTGCTGCTCGGCGCGGCGCTCATGCTGGGGTCGTGCGCTGCGGACAACGCGGCGGTGCCCACCGGCAAGGACAGCGGCCTGTTCGACCGCGCCCCGGTCGCCGGCGCGGAGGCGATCGCGAACAGCCCGACCGCGAAGGCCGTGCGGGAACGCGGTGAGCTGGTGGTCGGCGGTTCGCTGGACGCCCCGCTGCTGTCGCAGCAGAACCCGATCACCGGGGAGACCGAGGGGTTCGACGCGACGCTGGGCAAGCTGCTCGCCAAGTACATCCTCGGCCAGCCCAAGGTCAAGATCACCAACGCCACCTCGGAGACCCGCGAGGCGCTGCTGCAGAACGGGACCGTGGACGCGGTGTTCCAGACCTACACGATCACCCCGGTCCGGGCGCAGAAGGTGCTGTTCGCCGGCCCGTACCTGCTCTCCGGGCAGGCGATCGCGACCGTCAAGGGCAAGACCGGCATCACCGGGCCCGCCGACCTGAACGGCAAGACGGTGCTGGCCGGGGCGAACACCCCAGGGGTTCCGGCGATCGAGCAGCACGCGCCGGACGCGGAGGTGCTCACCTTCCCGACCGACCCGGAATGCGTGCAGGCGCTGACGCAGGGCCGTGCCGAGGCCTACGTGCAGGACCTCACCCTGCTGGCCGCGAACGCGCACAAGGGCGACGACCTGCGGATCGTCGGCGAGCCGTTCACCAGCGACCCGTACGGCATCGGCCTGCCGCCCGGCGATCCGGAGTTCAAGACCTTCGTGAACAACTGGCTGAAGCAGATCCAGGACGCCGGTATCTGGCAGCAGGCCTGGCGCGACTCGCTCGGCACCGTGATGACCACCGGGCCGCCGGCCCCGCCCGCGATCGGCTCCGTCCCCGGCTCGTAA